One genomic region from Nosocomiicoccus massiliensis encodes:
- a CDS encoding ribbon-helix-helix domain-containing protein encodes MTKEIKRLNFDIDTDLLKELDIHILKNKHKYITRSEFLRHAILTLLDLENEDNYTNKQIVDEVKHLKSLLELNIQFTYSMMERQELKVSNLYYGDSLRAIKGKEAIDRHYRNKLMNDNKIQKEELVEKREDKRFQRITIDDL; translated from the coding sequence ATGACTAAAGAAATTAAACGATTAAATTTTGATATTGATACAGATCTGTTAAAGGAATTAGATATCCATATTCTGAAAAATAAACACAAATACATTACAAGGTCAGAGTTTTTAAGACATGCGATTTTAACTCTTTTAGATTTAGAAAATGAAGATAACTATACAAATAAACAAATTGTTGATGAAGTAAAGCACCTTAAATCTTTATTAGAACTGAACATACAATTTACTTATTCCATGATGGAACGTCAGGAACTTAAAGTTTCTAATTTATATTATGGAGATTCTTTAAGAGCCATAAAAGGTAAAGAAGCTATTGATAGACATTACAGAAATAAATTAATGAACGACAATAAAATACAAAAAGAAGAACTAGTAGAAAAAAGGGAAGATAAAAGATTTCAAAGAATAACAATTGATGATTTATAA
- a CDS encoding toxin-antitoxin system HicB family antitoxin: MNFLLRLPSELHSYLSEIAKKKDVSMNEYILNLIREDITEEYSNSQKIEQRRVLTDVSRMLNKQNKAINELNIWHEIHANMLKELLGMGESNND; the protein is encoded by the coding sequence ATGAATTTTCTACTACGTTTACCATCAGAATTACATTCATATCTTTCAGAAATTGCTAAAAAAAAAGACGTATCCATGAATGAATATATACTAAATTTAATTCGAGAAGATATCACTGAAGAATATAGTAATTCTCAAAAAATAGAACAAAGAAGAGTACTAACAGATGTCAGTAGAATGTTGAACAAACAAAATAAAGCTATTAATGAATTAAACATTTGGCATGAAATACATGCAAATATGCTTAAAGAACTTTTAGGAATGGGAGAGAGTAATAATGACTAA